A stretch of DNA from Granulicella pectinivorans:
GTTTACGCATGTCCTCGGCCTTCATGCCTTGCTGGGCGAGGGCGCGGAGACCGCGGTCGAGGCGGGCGTCCACCTGCTGCTGCACGAAGGTCTCGGGAACCTCGAAGGTGAAGCGGCCGATGAGCTCTTCGAGCATGACCTCCTTGGCGCGGTTCTCGAGGGCGTCCTTCTTGCGGTCGGCAACCTGCTCGCGAAGCTTGGTTTCGAAGTCGGCGAAGCTCTCGTAGTTGCCGAGCTGCTTGGCGAACTCTTCATCGCGCTCCGGGAAGGTCTTCTTCTTGATGGCCTTGACCTGCACGTCGTAGGAGACGGTCTGGTTGGCGAGGCGGGGCTCGCCGAAGTCGGCGGGGTAGGAGACTTCGAACTCGAGCTCCTGACCGGCCCTGGTGCCACGGAGGGCATCGTTGAAGGCGGCGAGGGTGTTCTTGCCGCCGATCTCGATGAGAACGTCTTCGCCGGTGATGGGCTCAGTCGGCGCGGGCTCTTCGCCAACGACTTGGGCGAGTGGCTTGATGTTGCCGGTGAAGCCGATCTCGGCCCAGTCGCCGTCGACCAGAGCGCGGTCCTCGTCGACCGTCTCGACGGTGGCGTGGGGCTCGAGGGCGCGGTCAAGCTCGGCGGCGTATTCTTCGTCGGTGACGGTGACATCGGGACGGGTGACCGAGACGGAGTCGTAGCCGGAGATGTCGATGGTGGGCAGGGTTTCAAAGACAGCCGTAAAGGTGAGGGGCTGGCCGTCGAAGAGGTTCATGCTGGTGATCTGGGGCTGCGAGACGGGATTGATGTCCTGTGCCTCGATGGCCTGGCGGAAGCGGTCGGAGACGAGGGTTTCGAGGATCTCCTGACGGATCTCCTTCATG
This window harbors:
- the tig gene encoding trigger factor, giving the protein MRQNQNIPLEGTALTPTETTEEKNLAEQTPSTELEHTHDHADHQGHDHEGHDHAGHNHGPSLNPALIKEISVEVPADEVSKAFKSVIKRYQKIARIPGFRIGKVPETVIKSRFMKEIRQEILETLVSDRFRQAIEAQDINPVSQPQITSMNLFDGQPLTFTAVFETLPTIDISGYDSVSVTRPDVTVTDEEYAAELDRALEPHATVETVDEDRALVDGDWAEIGFTGNIKPLAQVVGEEPAPTEPITGEDVLIEIGGKNTLAAFNDALRGTRAGQELEFEVSYPADFGEPRLANQTVSYDVQVKAIKKKTFPERDEEFAKQLGNYESFADFETKLREQVADRKKDALENRAKEVMLEELIGRFTFEVPETFVQQQVDARLDRGLRALAQQGMKAEDMRKLDFNRLREAQRDQAVNEVKASLILDRIADAEKVEVDQEEVDRELLIMSIQGREPLESLRERMQKDGAIDRMKEQMRREKTGTVLYEKLAS